The following coding sequences lie in one Pseudomonas sp. SL4(2022) genomic window:
- a CDS encoding electron transfer flavoprotein subunit beta/FixA family protein: MKVLVAVKRVVDYNVKVRVKADNSGVDLANVKMSMNPFCEIAVEEAVRLKEKGVASEIVVVTIGPATAQEQLRTALALGADRAILVESADELNSLAVAKLLKAVVDKEQPQLVIMGKQAIDSDNNQTGQMLGALTGFGQGTFASKVEVAGDKVNVTREIDGGLQTVALSLPAIVTTDLRLNEPRYASLPNIMKAKKKPLETVTPADLGVSTASTVKTLKVEAPATRSAGIKVKSVAELVEKLKNEAKVI; encoded by the coding sequence ATGAAGGTTCTTGTAGCTGTCAAACGAGTGGTCGACTACAACGTCAAAGTTCGCGTCAAAGCGGACAACAGCGGCGTTGATCTTGCCAACGTCAAGATGTCGATGAACCCTTTCTGCGAAATCGCCGTGGAAGAAGCTGTACGCCTGAAAGAGAAAGGCGTGGCGAGCGAGATCGTTGTCGTCACCATCGGCCCGGCCACTGCTCAAGAGCAGCTGCGTACCGCGCTGGCGCTGGGTGCTGACCGTGCCATCCTGGTTGAGTCGGCCGACGAGCTGAACTCGCTGGCTGTGGCCAAACTGCTCAAGGCTGTTGTTGATAAAGAGCAGCCTCAATTGGTGATCATGGGCAAACAAGCAATCGACAGCGACAACAACCAGACCGGCCAGATGCTGGGCGCGCTGACTGGCTTCGGCCAGGGTACCTTCGCTTCCAAGGTTGAAGTGGCGGGCGACAAGGTCAACGTAACCCGTGAAATCGACGGCGGCCTGCAAACTGTTGCACTGAGCCTGCCAGCTATCGTGACCACCGACCTGCGTCTGAACGAGCCGCGTTATGCGTCGCTGCCGAACATCATGAAAGCCAAGAAGAAGCCGCTGGAAACCGTTACTCCGGCTGATCTGGGCGTTTCTACCGCTTCCACCGTCAAGACTCTGAAAGTCGAAGCGCCTGCTACCCGCAGCGCTGGTATCAAGGTCAAGTCTGTGGCTGAACTGGTCGAGAAACTGAAGAACGAGGCGAAGGTAATCTAA
- a CDS encoding electron transfer flavoprotein-ubiquinone oxidoreductase: protein MEREFMEFDVVIVGAGPAGLSAACRLKQKAAEAGKEISVCVVEKGSEVGAHILSGAVFEPRALNELFPDWKELGAPLNTPVKRDDIYVLKNAEKATKVPDFFVPKTMHNHGNYIISLGNLCRWLAQQAENLGVEIYPGFAAQEALINEEGAVYGILTGDLGVDREGHPKEGYYTPGMELRAKYTLFAEGCRGHIGKQLIKKFNLDSEADAQHYGIGIKEIWDIDPAKHEQGLVVHTAGWPLDIVASENTGGSFLYHLENNQVVVGLIVDLSYSNPHLSPFDEFQRYKHHPVIAQYLEGGKRVAYGARAICKGGLNSLPKMVFNGGALIGCDLGTLNFAKIKGSHTAMKSGMLAADAVADALFAGKEGGDQLTGYVDAFKASWLYDELFRSRNFGPALHKFGPLVGGGFNWLDQNIFGGKIPFTLHDTKPDYACLKPAADAQKISYPKPDGKLSFDKLSSVFLSNTNHEEEQPCHLKLTDPSIPLSKNLPLYDEPAQRYCPAGVYEVVTKEDGEQKFQINAQNCVHCKTCDIKDPAQNITWVAPEGTGGPNYPNM from the coding sequence GTGGAACGCGAATTTATGGAATTCGACGTCGTCATCGTCGGCGCCGGCCCAGCTGGTTTGTCCGCCGCCTGCCGACTGAAGCAGAAAGCCGCCGAGGCCGGCAAAGAAATCAGCGTCTGCGTGGTCGAAAAAGGCTCCGAAGTCGGCGCGCACATTCTGTCCGGCGCAGTGTTTGAACCACGCGCATTGAATGAACTGTTCCCAGACTGGAAAGAGCTCGGCGCCCCGCTGAACACTCCAGTCAAGCGCGACGATATTTACGTTCTCAAGAATGCCGAGAAAGCCACCAAGGTTCCGGACTTCTTCGTGCCCAAGACCATGCACAACCATGGCAACTACATCATTTCCCTGGGTAATCTGTGCCGCTGGCTGGCGCAACAGGCCGAGAATCTCGGCGTAGAAATCTACCCAGGCTTCGCCGCTCAGGAAGCACTGATCAACGAAGAAGGCGCGGTCTACGGCATTCTCACTGGCGATCTGGGTGTGGACCGCGAAGGTCACCCGAAAGAGGGTTACTACACCCCAGGCATGGAACTGCGCGCCAAGTACACCCTGTTCGCCGAAGGTTGCCGCGGCCATATCGGCAAACAACTGATCAAGAAATTCAACCTCGACTCCGAAGCCGATGCTCAGCACTACGGCATCGGCATCAAGGAAATCTGGGACATCGACCCAGCCAAGCACGAACAAGGCCTGGTAGTTCATACCGCCGGCTGGCCGCTGGATATCGTTGCCAGCGAAAACACTGGCGGCTCCTTCCTCTATCACCTGGAAAACAACCAAGTGGTAGTCGGCCTGATCGTCGACCTGTCGTACAGCAACCCACACCTGTCGCCGTTCGATGAGTTCCAGCGCTACAAGCATCACCCGGTGATCGCCCAGTACCTGGAAGGCGGCAAGCGCGTCGCTTACGGTGCTCGCGCCATCTGCAAAGGCGGCCTCAACTCGCTGCCGAAGATGGTCTTCAACGGCGGCGCCCTGATCGGTTGCGACCTCGGCACCCTGAACTTCGCCAAGATCAAGGGCAGCCACACTGCCATGAAATCCGGCATGCTCGCTGCTGACGCTGTAGCTGACGCGCTGTTTGCAGGCAAGGAAGGCGGCGACCAGCTGACCGGCTATGTCGACGCATTCAAAGCCAGCTGGCTGTACGACGAGCTGTTCCGCAGCCGTAACTTCGGCCCAGCGCTGCACAAGTTTGGCCCGCTGGTTGGCGGCGGCTTCAACTGGCTCGACCAGAACATCTTCGGCGGCAAGATTCCGTTCACCCTGCACGACACCAAGCCGGATTACGCCTGCCTGAAGCCGGCAGCAGACGCTCAGAAGATCAGCTACCCGAAACCCGATGGCAAGCTCAGCTTCGACAAGCTCAGCTCGGTATTCCTCTCCAACACCAACCATGAAGAGGAACAACCTTGCCACCTGAAGCTCACTGACCCGAGCATTCCGCTGAGCAAGAACCTGCCGCTATACGACGAGCCCGCGCAGCGTTACTGCCCGGCCGGCGTGTACGAGGTTGTGACCAAGGAAGACGGCGAGCAGAAGTTCCAGATCAACGCGCAGAACTGCGTGCACTGCAAAACCTGTGACATCAAGGATCCCGCCCAGAACATCACCTGGGTGGCCCCTGAAGGCACAGGCGGGCCTAACTACCCCAATATGTAA
- a CDS encoding DUF1285 domain-containing protein, translating to MTDSGKAGDLLAQIPKGEGKGLPPVHLWNPAFCGDIDMRIARDGTWYYMGTPIGRKPMVKLFSTIIRRDGDKYVLVTPVEMVGIQVDDAPFVAVSLQVGGEGEAQVLRFVTNVEDEVVAGSEHPLRVELDALTGEPAPYVHVRSNLEALIHRNVFYQLVELAVPREIDGKTWLGVWSSGAFFPIGPQPD from the coding sequence ATGACTGATTCAGGCAAGGCCGGCGACCTGCTGGCGCAAATACCCAAAGGCGAAGGCAAGGGGTTGCCACCGGTGCACCTGTGGAACCCAGCGTTCTGTGGCGATATCGACATGCGCATCGCCCGCGACGGCACTTGGTACTACATGGGCACGCCAATTGGCCGCAAACCGATGGTCAAGCTGTTTTCCACCATTATTCGCCGAGATGGTGATAAATACGTGCTGGTGACACCGGTGGAGATGGTCGGGATTCAGGTGGATGACGCACCCTTTGTTGCGGTCAGCCTGCAGGTGGGGGGTGAAGGTGAAGCGCAGGTGCTGCGTTTTGTCACCAATGTCGAGGATGAAGTGGTCGCCGGCAGCGAGCATCCGCTTCGGGTCGAGCTGGATGCTCTGACCGGAGAGCCCGCGCCCTATGTGCATGTGCGCAGCAATCTTGAGGCGTTGATCCATCGCAATGTGTTTTATCAGCTGGTCGAGCTGGCGGTGCCGCGCGAAATTGATGGCAAGACCTGGCTGGGTGTGTGGAGCAGTGGGGCGTTTTTTCCCATCGGTCCTCAGCCGGATTGA
- a CDS encoding DUF4823 domain-containing protein, with amino-acid sequence MRSLLLIMSVLLLSGCMKASDLADEAIYQLRDVGVLDHSQTRRASPWRLQADSFIYIAQGHFVPPGDAYPRPNVVAEEAYKGFIEYFPMVRRAKAPLGLEEALAEAREAGAHYLLYSRFAYADDRIGTVEEWEDQEALDRLGTDRGVIQLMLIETNTRYFIDNTRIRSRGGFLTFYDAKPEDLIGPALQDYARRLLGLGH; translated from the coding sequence ATGCGTAGTCTGTTGTTGATAATGAGCGTGTTGCTGCTGAGCGGCTGCATGAAGGCCAGTGATCTGGCGGATGAGGCGATCTATCAATTGCGCGATGTGGGTGTGCTCGACCACAGCCAGACGCGCCGCGCCAGCCCTTGGCGTTTGCAGGCCGATTCGTTCATTTATATCGCTCAAGGCCACTTCGTGCCGCCGGGTGATGCCTATCCGCGGCCCAATGTGGTGGCTGAGGAAGCCTACAAGGGCTTTATCGAATATTTCCCCATGGTGCGTCGCGCTAAGGCGCCGTTGGGTCTGGAAGAGGCGCTGGCCGAGGCGCGCGAGGCGGGTGCGCATTACCTGTTGTACAGCCGCTTCGCCTATGCCGATGACCGTATTGGCACGGTGGAGGAGTGGGAAGATCAGGAGGCACTGGACCGTCTGGGCACTGATCGCGGGGTTATTCAGTTGATGCTGATCGAGACCAATACCCGCTATTTTATTGATAACACACGTATTCGTAGCCGCGGAGGCTTTCTGACGTTTTATGATGCTAAGCCTGAGGACCTGATCGGTCCGGCGCTGCAGGATTATGCGCGGCGTTTGTTGGGATTGGGGCATTGA
- a CDS encoding radical SAM protein codes for MQDFPISYIEPVFRPPSEAHSLILPVTNGCSWNKCTFCEMYTQEQKKFRARDEAQVLDEIRLTGERMIVQRVFLADGDALVMPTRRLLTILQAIREHMPEVERVSSYCLPRNLRKKSVEELKELADAGLRMAYVGCESGDDEVLARVNKGETYESSLSALDKLGQAGITRSVMILNGLGGTTLSEQHADNSARLMNESQPEFLSTLVVSFPMGEARFREGFADFQALNQQQLFVEVERLLSGLELRDTVFRSDHASNYLVLKGTLGGDKQRLLAQVRQAIEQPQQARLRQEWQRGL; via the coding sequence ATGCAAGATTTCCCCATCAGCTATATCGAACCGGTGTTCCGCCCGCCCAGCGAAGCCCATTCGCTGATCCTGCCGGTGACCAATGGTTGCTCTTGGAATAAGTGCACGTTCTGTGAAATGTACACTCAGGAACAGAAGAAATTCCGCGCCCGCGATGAGGCGCAGGTGCTCGACGAGATTCGCCTGACCGGCGAGCGGATGATCGTACAGCGGGTGTTTCTCGCCGATGGTGATGCTCTGGTGATGCCGACGCGGCGTCTTCTGACCATTCTGCAGGCGATTCGCGAGCACATGCCGGAGGTCGAGCGGGTGTCGAGTTATTGTCTGCCGCGCAATCTGCGCAAGAAATCTGTAGAAGAACTCAAGGAGCTGGCCGATGCCGGCCTGCGCATGGCGTATGTCGGTTGCGAATCCGGTGATGATGAGGTGCTGGCGCGGGTTAATAAAGGCGAAACTTATGAGTCCAGCCTGAGTGCGCTGGACAAGCTCGGCCAGGCGGGTATCACTCGCTCGGTGATGATCCTCAATGGTCTGGGCGGTACGACTTTGAGTGAGCAGCATGCGGATAACTCGGCGCGTCTGATGAATGAATCGCAGCCGGAGTTTCTCTCGACTCTGGTGGTGAGTTTTCCTATGGGTGAGGCGCGGTTTCGTGAGGGTTTTGCTGATTTTCAGGCGCTCAATCAGCAGCAGTTGTTTGTCGAGGTGGAGCGCTTGCTAAGCGGTCTTGAACTGCGCGACACGGTATTCCGCAGTGATCATGCCTCCAATTACCTGGTGCTCAAGGGGACTCTGGGGGGCGACAAGCAGCGCCTGCTGGCTCAGGTGCGACAGGCTATCGAGCAGCCACAGCAGGCACGGCTGCGCCAGGAGTGGCAGCGCGGCCTTTGA
- a CDS encoding GTP 3',8-cyclase MoaA, with translation MIVDHQGRRFRNLRVSLTAACNYACTYCVPDGKRLVAAQDELSAEAMLRGVAYLIEAAGIERLRITGGEPLVSPKLEAFLRGVSQLGLADISLTSNGQLLARKLPLLLECGIRRLNISLDTLDGAAFRTIARGGDLATVLDGLQQARAAGMQIKVNMVPLRGQNLDQVLPLLDYCLANGFELRFIELMRMGHLARDGNGFQRQFVGMPELLALIGGRYDYVQAHAALDATALRYAIPGVGHFGVIANESVPFCRTCSRLRLSSTGWLHGCLSSSNRHYVGDLLEKPRHQALPALQGLLVKALGDKQDLAFSGGATVMKIIGG, from the coding sequence ATGATCGTTGACCATCAGGGCCGGCGCTTTCGCAATCTGCGCGTCAGCCTGACCGCCGCCTGCAACTATGCCTGCACCTACTGCGTGCCCGATGGCAAGCGCCTGGTGGCCGCTCAGGACGAACTCTCGGCCGAGGCCATGCTGCGTGGCGTGGCCTACCTGATTGAAGCCGCCGGTATTGAGCGCTTGCGCATAACTGGTGGCGAACCGCTGGTCAGCCCCAAGCTCGAGGCTTTTTTGCGCGGCGTCAGCCAGCTCGGTTTGGCCGATATCAGCCTGACCAGCAACGGCCAGTTGCTGGCGCGCAAACTGCCGCTGCTACTGGAGTGTGGCATCCGCCGCTTGAATATTTCCCTGGACACCCTCGATGGTGCGGCGTTTCGCACCATTGCCCGTGGCGGCGATCTGGCGACAGTGCTCGATGGCCTGCAGCAGGCGCGGGCGGCGGGGATGCAGATCAAGGTCAATATGGTGCCGTTGCGCGGGCAGAATCTCGATCAGGTGTTGCCGCTGCTCGACTACTGCCTGGCCAATGGCTTCGAGCTGCGCTTTATCGAGCTGATGCGCATGGGCCATCTGGCCCGTGACGGCAATGGTTTTCAGCGCCAGTTTGTCGGCATGCCCGAACTGCTGGCGCTGATCGGCGGTCGCTACGACTATGTCCAGGCCCACGCTGCGCTGGATGCCACCGCGCTGCGTTACGCCATCCCCGGCGTCGGCCACTTCGGCGTAATCGCCAATGAAAGCGTGCCGTTCTGCCGCACCTGCTCGCGGCTGCGCCTGTCCTCGACCGGATGGCTGCATGGTTGCCTGTCATCGAGTAATCGCCACTATGTGGGCGATTTGCTCGAAAAACCGCGCCACCAGGCGTTGCCTGCGTTGCAAGGCCTGTTAGTCAAGGCGCTGGGCGACAAACAGGACCTGGCATTCTCTGGCGGCGCGACTGTGATGAAGATTATTGGCGGCTAA
- a CDS encoding TetR/AcrR family transcriptional regulator: protein MHKEPRKVREFRRREQEILDTALKLFLDQGEDSVTVEMIADTVGIGKGTIYKHFKSKAEIYLRLMLDYERDLNELLHSADVDRDKEALSRAYFEFRMRDPQRYRLFDRLEEKVVKGNQVPEMVEQLHKIRASNFERLTQLIKGRIAEGKLEDVPPYFHYCAAWALVHGAVALYHSPFWSNVLEDQEGFFQFLMDIGVRMGNKRKREGDTPAS, encoded by the coding sequence ATGCATAAAGAACCCCGCAAGGTCCGTGAGTTTCGCCGCCGCGAACAGGAAATTCTCGACACAGCACTGAAACTCTTCCTCGACCAGGGTGAAGACAGCGTGACTGTGGAAATGATTGCCGACACGGTTGGTATCGGTAAAGGCACCATCTACAAACACTTCAAATCCAAGGCGGAGATTTATCTGCGTCTGATGCTCGACTACGAGCGTGACCTCAATGAGTTGTTGCACTCGGCCGATGTCGATCGTGACAAGGAAGCGCTGTCGCGTGCTTATTTTGAATTCCGCATGCGTGATCCGCAGCGTTATCGCCTGTTTGACCGCCTGGAAGAAAAAGTGGTCAAGGGTAATCAAGTGCCGGAGATGGTCGAGCAACTGCACAAGATCCGCGCCTCCAACTTCGAGCGCCTGACTCAGCTGATCAAGGGCCGCATCGCTGAAGGCAAGCTGGAAGATGTGCCGCCGTACTTCCACTACTGCGCGGCCTGGGCGCTGGTGCATGGCGCGGTGGCGCTGTACCACTCGCCATTCTGGAGCAACGTGCTGGAGGATCAGGAAGGCTTCTTCCAGTTCCTTATGGACATCGGCGTGCGCATGGGCAACAAGCGCAAGCGTGAGGGCGATACTCCGGCTAGCTGA
- a CDS encoding aminotransferase class V-fold PLP-dependent enzyme: MYAVHDEFPQLPGLRYLNHAAVSPWPRRAVDAVSRFAIENAQTGARDYANWLQVERRLRERLQRLLNAPSRADIALVKNTSEALSFVAFGLDWRAGDQVVISDEEFPSNRIVWEALAPQGVEVVQVNLHQGDAEAALLAACGPRTRLMAISAVQYASGLRLDLPRLGLGCEARGVLLCIDAIQQLGALPFDVQASQCAFAMADGHKWLLGPEGLGVFYCRSDLRAQLKLHEYGWHMLEHAGDYQRSTWEPARSARRFECGSPNMLGAMALEASLSLLEEVGMAQVEKALQERMQWLIDGLHKVPGARLHSTVERQQRAGILTFSLDGWQHQALFEHLKEQQVICVQRGAGIRLSPHFYTEPRVIEETLALLQQLAAA, from the coding sequence ATGTACGCCGTTCATGACGAGTTTCCACAACTTCCCGGCCTGCGTTATCTCAACCACGCGGCCGTTTCACCCTGGCCGCGACGGGCAGTCGATGCAGTCAGCCGCTTTGCCATCGAGAACGCGCAAACTGGCGCGCGCGACTATGCAAACTGGCTGCAGGTCGAGCGCCGCCTGCGTGAGCGCCTGCAGCGCCTGCTCAATGCGCCGTCGCGCGCGGATATCGCGCTGGTGAAAAACACCTCCGAGGCCCTGTCTTTCGTTGCCTTTGGCCTGGACTGGCGGGCCGGTGATCAGGTGGTGATCAGCGATGAAGAATTCCCCTCCAACCGAATTGTCTGGGAGGCACTCGCCCCGCAGGGCGTCGAGGTCGTACAGGTCAATCTGCATCAGGGTGATGCCGAGGCAGCCCTGCTCGCCGCCTGTGGCCCGCGCACCCGACTGATGGCGATCAGCGCCGTGCAGTACGCCAGCGGTCTGCGTTTGGATCTGCCGCGTTTAGGTCTGGGCTGCGAGGCGCGCGGCGTGTTGCTGTGCATCGATGCGATCCAACAGCTCGGTGCCCTGCCCTTCGACGTGCAGGCCAGCCAGTGCGCCTTTGCCATGGCCGACGGCCATAAATGGTTGCTCGGTCCGGAAGGCCTCGGGGTGTTCTATTGCCGCAGCGACCTGCGCGCGCAGCTCAAACTGCATGAATACGGCTGGCACATGCTCGAACATGCCGGCGATTACCAGCGCAGCACCTGGGAGCCCGCACGCAGTGCCCGGCGCTTTGAGTGCGGCAGCCCGAACATGCTCGGCGCCATGGCCCTTGAGGCCAGCCTGTCACTGCTGGAAGAGGTTGGCATGGCGCAGGTCGAGAAGGCTCTGCAGGAACGTATGCAATGGTTGATTGATGGGCTGCACAAGGTGCCCGGTGCACGCCTGCACAGCACGGTTGAACGTCAGCAACGTGCGGGAATTCTGACTTTCAGCCTGGATGGCTGGCAACACCAAGCCTTGTTTGAACACCTGAAGGAGCAGCAGGTGATCTGCGTACAACGCGGTGCGGGCATTCGCCTGTCGCCACACTTCTACACAGAACCCCGGGTTATTGAAGAGACGCTGGCGCTGTTGCAACAGCTGGCGGCTGCTTGA
- a CDS encoding TatD family hydrolase, with amino-acid sequence MLVDSHCHLDRLDLAAHGGSLDAALDAARARGVGHFLCIGVSADNAAAVKGLAERYTDVDCSVGVHPLDLEPGAAPALDWLLGELNHPQVVAIGETGLDYYYEPESAALQQASFRLHLDAARITGKPVIVHTRAARADTLALLREAALPQAGVLHCFTEDWDMARAALDVGFYISLSGIVTFRNAEALREVARQVPADRLLVETDSPYLAPIPHRGKPNLPEYVRDVAEYLAVLRGVSYEQLAEQTTANFKRLFPLARVV; translated from the coding sequence ATGCTGGTTGATTCCCACTGTCACCTTGACCGCCTCGATCTGGCTGCCCACGGCGGTTCGCTCGATGCGGCGCTGGATGCTGCGCGGGCGCGCGGTGTTGGTCATTTTCTGTGCATCGGCGTCAGTGCCGATAATGCTGCGGCCGTCAAAGGCCTGGCTGAGCGTTATACCGATGTCGATTGCTCGGTCGGTGTGCACCCGCTGGATCTTGAACCCGGTGCAGCGCCAGCGCTGGACTGGCTGCTCGGTGAGTTGAATCACCCGCAGGTGGTGGCCATCGGCGAAACCGGTCTGGATTATTACTACGAGCCGGAGTCTGCGGCGCTGCAGCAGGCATCCTTCCGCTTGCACCTGGATGCCGCGCGGATTACCGGCAAGCCGGTGATCGTGCACACCCGCGCGGCGCGGGCCGACACCCTGGCGCTGCTGCGTGAGGCGGCGCTGCCGCAGGCCGGCGTGCTGCACTGTTTTACCGAAGATTGGGACATGGCCAGGGCCGCGTTGGATGTCGGCTTCTACATCTCGCTGTCCGGTATCGTCACCTTCCGCAATGCCGAAGCGCTGCGTGAAGTGGCGCGCCAGGTGCCAGCTGATCGCTTGCTGGTGGAAACCGACTCACCTTATCTGGCGCCCATCCCGCATCGCGGCAAGCCGAACCTGCCGGAATATGTGCGTGATGTGGCCGAGTACCTGGCGGTGTTGCGCGGTGTCAGCTACGAGCAATTAGCTGAGCAGACCACGGCCAACTTCAAGCGTCTATTCCCTTTGGCTCGTGTTGTTTAA
- a CDS encoding PilZ domain-containing protein, with amino-acid sequence MSLPPNLGPRNGILSLTIKDKSVLYAAYMPFIKNGGLFIPTNKSYKLGDEVFMLLNLMDEPEKIPVAGKVVWITPKGAQGNRAAGVGVQFNDGDNTARNKIETYLAGALTSDRPTHTM; translated from the coding sequence ATGAGTCTGCCTCCTAACTTGGGCCCGCGTAACGGAATTTTGTCGCTGACAATCAAGGACAAATCCGTGCTCTATGCCGCTTACATGCCCTTTATCAAGAATGGCGGCCTGTTTATTCCAACCAACAAGAGCTACAAACTCGGCGATGAAGTGTTCATGCTGCTCAACCTGATGGATGAGCCGGAAAAGATCCCGGTTGCCGGCAAGGTGGTCTGGATCACGCCGAAGGGCGCGCAAGGCAACCGCGCCGCAGGTGTGGGCGTGCAGTTCAATGATGGTGACAACACCGCGCGCAACAAGATCGAAACCTACTTGGCCGGTGCGCTGACTTCGGATCGTCCGACGCACACCATGTAA
- a CDS encoding DNA polymerase III subunit delta' → MAEAYPWQDALWQQLAGRTQHAHAYLLHGPAGIGKRALAERLMARLLCQKPDGLDACGQCKSCHLLAAGTHPDNYILEPEEADKAIKVDQVRDLVSFVVQTAQLAGRKVVLVEPTESMNINAANALLKSLEEPSGNTVLLLISHQPSRLLPTVKSRCVQQACPLPSEAMSLAWLAQALPACSAEEHRELLFLAAGSPLLAVQMHEQGVSAQRAQVVEGVKKLLKQQIAPSQLAESWNAVSLQLLFDWFCQWSQLMLRYQLTHDEEGLGHADMRKVVQYLAQKTAQPKVLNMQDWLLAQRQKVIGKANLNRVLLLEALLVQWASLPGPG, encoded by the coding sequence GTGGCTGAAGCCTACCCCTGGCAGGATGCACTCTGGCAGCAATTGGCGGGTCGTACGCAGCATGCCCATGCCTATCTGCTGCACGGCCCGGCGGGGATCGGCAAGCGCGCGCTGGCCGAGCGCCTGATGGCGCGTCTGCTCTGCCAGAAACCCGATGGCCTGGACGCCTGCGGCCAATGCAAGTCCTGTCACCTGCTGGCAGCCGGCACCCACCCGGATAACTACATCCTGGAGCCGGAAGAGGCTGATAAGGCGATCAAGGTTGATCAGGTGCGCGATCTGGTCAGTTTCGTGGTGCAGACCGCACAACTGGCCGGACGCAAGGTGGTGCTGGTCGAGCCGACCGAATCGATGAACATTAATGCGGCCAACGCGCTGTTGAAAAGCCTCGAGGAACCCTCTGGCAATACCGTGTTGTTGCTGATCAGCCATCAGCCCAGTCGCCTGTTGCCTACGGTGAAGAGCCGCTGCGTACAGCAGGCCTGCCCGTTGCCGAGTGAGGCCATGAGCCTGGCCTGGTTAGCCCAGGCGTTACCGGCGTGCAGCGCTGAGGAACACCGCGAGCTGCTGTTCCTGGCCGCCGGCTCGCCCCTGTTGGCGGTGCAGATGCACGAGCAAGGTGTCAGCGCTCAGCGCGCACAGGTGGTTGAGGGCGTGAAGAAGCTGCTCAAACAGCAGATCGCCCCCAGCCAGTTGGCCGAAAGTTGGAATGCGGTGTCCCTGCAGTTGCTGTTCGACTGGTTCTGCCAGTGGTCGCAGCTGATGCTGCGCTATCAGTTGACCCACGATGAAGAGGGGTTGGGACATGCCGACATGCGTAAGGTGGTGCAGTATCTGGCGCAGAAAACTGCGCAACCGAAAGTGCTGAATATGCAGGATTGGTTACTGGCGCAGCGTCAGAAAGTCATTGGTAAGGCGAACCTCAACCGTGTCTTGCTTCTCGAAGCCTTGCTGGTGCAGTGGGCAAGCTTGCCCGGGCCGGGCTAG
- the tmk gene encoding dTMP kinase, with the protein MSGLFITLEGPEGAGKSTNRDYLAERLREQGIDVLLTREPGGTPLAERVRELLLAPSDEPMAADTELLLVFAARAQHLAQVVRPALARGSVVLCDRFTDATYAYQGGGRGLSEARIAQLEAFVQGALRPDLTLVFDLPVEVGLARAAARGRLDRFEQEGRQFFEAVRQTYLRRAAEQPQRYHILDAAQSLSQVQQALDALLPQLLELQRG; encoded by the coding sequence GTGAGCGGTTTGTTTATCACCCTGGAAGGCCCAGAGGGTGCTGGTAAAAGCACCAATCGCGACTACCTGGCCGAGCGTCTGCGTGAGCAGGGTATTGATGTGCTGCTGACCCGTGAGCCGGGGGGGACGCCACTGGCTGAGCGGGTGCGCGAGCTGCTACTGGCACCCAGCGATGAGCCAATGGCTGCTGACACCGAACTGTTGCTGGTATTCGCGGCCCGCGCTCAGCACCTTGCACAGGTCGTCCGTCCGGCGCTGGCCCGCGGCAGCGTGGTGCTATGCGACCGTTTCACTGATGCCACCTACGCTTATCAGGGCGGTGGTCGTGGTCTCTCCGAAGCGCGTATTGCGCAGCTTGAAGCCTTCGTTCAAGGCGCTTTACGGCCTGATCTGACGTTGGTCTTTGATCTGCCGGTGGAAGTCGGTCTGGCCCGTGCGGCGGCGCGCGGTCGCCTGGATCGTTTCGAGCAGGAAGGGCGGCAGTTCTTTGAAGCAGTGCGTCAGACCTACCTACGTCGCGCGGCTGAACAACCGCAGCGCTATCACATTCTTGATGCCGCTCAATCGTTGAGCCAGGTGCAGCAGGCGTTGGATGCACTGCTGCCACAGTTGCTGGAGCTGCAACGTGGCTGA